A single region of the Brachypodium distachyon strain Bd21 chromosome 3, Brachypodium_distachyon_v3.0, whole genome shotgun sequence genome encodes:
- the LOC100846834 gene encoding uncharacterized protein LOC100846834, which produces MLSTAAAASTSLAAFPTRARRRLLPVAAAADGAERFAAGSSIADYLRYRRPGSGTGDVSGGGGGCGGELQTAVVRYEKRLPWSILHPFLRVDLVSTVHIADKEYFDKLQQALEDYDCVLYEMVTSRDNLNNQKDPMLAKKLKSSRRGFSILGFIQKQMARILSLDYQLDCLDYGDAKWQHADLDFETFKQLQTERGESFFSFAVDMTMKSTKALVQPSLPDGLDFWRSKLLLASRVLPMPLVGLFVITGLCLPVDNQDGYPELEALSKLDLGAALKIFLAKQLTSDFTAMTAPAEDESVIIGERNRVATEKIKDAINRGYKRIAVLYGGGHMPDLDRRLQEELNMVPSDVQWVTAWSIRSRELDRKSLPFLKTMAEISGWPLNRYETLALLIFSSVLAVDLWFWELLVETGVNWASLAGTWIDQFSGAL; this is translated from the exons ATGCtatccacggcggcggcggcgtccacctCGCTCGCCGCCTTCCCCACCCGCGCGAGGCGGCGCCTGCTCCCggtcgccgcggcggcggacggagcCGAGCGGTTCGCCGCGGGCAGCTCCATCGCGGATTACCTCCGGTACCGCCGCCCTGGTTCCGGGACGGGGGATGTCtccgggggaggaggaggatgcggcggcgagctgcaGACGGCCGTGGTGCGGTACGAGAAGCGGCTCCCGTGGTCGATCCTCCACCCTTTCCTCCGC GTTGACTTGGTTTCTACTGTCCACATTGCTGACAAAGA ataCTTTGATAAACTCCAGCAAGCACTTGAAGATTATGATTGTGTTTTGTATGAGATGGTAACAAGTCGGGATAATTTAAACAATCAAAAGGACCCAATGTTAGCGAAGAAGCTGAAATCTTCTCGTAGAGGTTTCAGTATTCTTGGTTTCATCCAGAAGCAAATGGCGCGTATCCTTTCATTGGATTACCAGCTAGATTGTCTTGATTATGGCGATGCGAAATGGCAACATGCCGACCTTGATTTTGAGACTTTCAAGCAGCTTCAG ACTGAAAGAGGTGAAAGCTTTTTCTCATTTGCAGTAGACATGACGATGAAATCAACTAAAGCCTTGGTACAGCCAAGTTTGCCAGATGGGCTTGATTTCTGGAGATCTAAGTTGCTATTGGCCTCACGGGTTCTACCAATGCCACTTGTTGGACTATTCGTCATAACTGGGCTTTGTTTGCCAGTGGACAATCAAGATGGATATCCTGAGCTCGAAGCATTATCAAAACTAGATTTAGGAGCTGCACTGAAGATTTTCCTTGCGAAGCAATTGACCTCTGA TTTCACGGCTATGACTGCACCTGCTGAGGATGAGTCGGTTATAATTGGGGAGAGGAACAGAGTTGCCACTGAGAAGATAAAGGATGCAATAAACCGAGGTTACAAGAGAATAGCAGTCCTTTATGGAGGTGGGCATATGCCAGACCTGGACAGACGTCTTCAAGAAGAGCTGAATATGGTCCCATCCGACGTGCAATGGGTCACAGCATGGTCAATAAGAAGCCGGGAGCTAGATAGAAAATCCCTTCCATTCTTGAAGACAATGGCTGAGATTTCAGGGTGGCCTTTAAATAGATACGAAACACTTGCTCTGCTCATCTTTTCTTCAGTTCTTGCAGTAGATCTTTGGTTCTGGGAGCTGCTTGTGGAAACTGGTGTGAATTGGGCATCTTTGGCTGGTACCTGGATTGACCAATTTAGTGGCGCGCTTTAA
- the LOC100833181 gene encoding endoglucanase 20, with the protein MASMAAKVSLWVVVTTILVLVVFGAGGDDDKQQAAADGSPDYAEALGKAILFFEGQRSGRLPANQRARWRGDSALNDGRQENVNLTGGYYDAGDNVKFVFPMAFTVTLLSWSADEYRGEVAAAGQLGNLRAAIRWGADFLLRAHTSPTTLYTQVGDGNADHQCWERPEDMDTPRSLYKITADSPGSEAAGEAAAALAAAYLVFKDDSDKTFSSRLLAAARSVFELANNYRGSFQSSCPFYCSYSGFQDELLWASAWLHRATQDATYLDFLVDNEGSSNPVNEFSWDNKLAGAQMLATQEYLRGKTELARYKDNMDAFVCALMPNSGNVQIQTTPGGLLFTRDSVNMQYTVTAGLLLSIYSKALRSSGSSGGVRCSAASFSPVQIITFATSQVDYILGKNPMGMSYMVGFGTKFPRRIHHRGSSIPSIKILSRTVPCREGFSSWLPTSDPNPNIHVGAIVGGPNGNDQFSDDRGDSSHSEPATYINGAFVGACAAARGQKQLVKLEEPAHNLAPTLSTY; encoded by the exons ATGGCTAGCATGGCGGCGAAGGTATCCTTGTGGGTGGTGGTAACGACGATTCTGGTGCTAGTAGTATTTGGAGCTGGTGGAGACGACGAcaagcagcaggcggcggcggatggctCGCCGGACTACGCCGAGGCGCTGGGCAAGGCCATCCTGTTCTTCGAGGGCCAGCGGTCGGGGCGGCTGCCGGCGAATCAGAGAGCTCGCTGGCGCGGGGATTCCGCCCTTAACGACGGCCGCCAAGAAAAT gtgaatctgacgggAGGCTACTACGACGCCGGCGACAACGTCAAGTTCGTGTTCCCGATGGCGTTCACGGTGACCCTTCTGAGCTGGAGCGCCGACGAGTACCGCGGCGAggtcgcggcggccgggcAGCTTGGGAACCTCCGGGCCGCGATCCGTTGGGGCGCAGATTTCCTTCTCCGGGCACACACCTCTCCCACTACCCTCTACACGCAG GTTGGGGATGGGAACGCGGACCACCAGTGCTGGGAGCGGCCGGAGGACATGGACACGCCGAGGAGTCTGTACAAGATCACCGCAGACTCGCCCGGGTCGGAGGCTGCTGGCGAAGCGGCCGCGGCGTTGGCAGCGGCCTACCTCGTGTTCAAGGACGACAGCGACAAGACTTTCTCCTCGCGGCTCCTGGCTGCGGCCAGATCG GTGTTCGAGTTGGCCAACAACTACAGGGGATCCTTCCAGTCATCCTGCCCCTTCTACTGCTCCTACTCTGGGTTTCAG GATGAGCTGCTCTGGGCCTCCGCATGGCTCCACCGGGCGACGCAGGATGCCACGTACCTCGACTTCCTGGTTGACAACGAGGGCTCCAGCAACCCTGTAAACGAGTTCAGCTGGGACAACAAGCTTGCTGGAGCTCAAATGCTCGCAACACAG GAGTATCTGAGAGGAAAGACAGAGCTAGCAAGGTACAAAGACAATATGGACGCCTTTGTCTGCGCCCTGATGCCCAACAGCGGCAACGTGCAGATACAGACCACTCCTG GAGGGCTTCTGTTTACGCGTGATTCAGTCAATATGCAGTACACTGTGACCGCGGGTCTCCTCCTGTCCATCTACTCCAAGGCGCTGAGGTCTTCGGGCTCCTCCGGCGGAGTCCGTTGCAGTGCTGCAAGCTTCTCTCCGGTTCAGATCATTACATTTGCCACGTCACAG GTGGATTACATCCTGGGGAAGAACCCCATGGGCATGTCCTACATGGTGGGGTTCGGCACCAAGTTCCCGAGGCGCATCCACCACCGCGGCTCGTCCATCCCGTCGATCAAGATTCTCAGCAGGACAGTTCCCTGCAGAGAAGGGTTCTCATCATGGTTGCCGACGAGCGACCCAAACCCGAACATCCATGTTGGAGCGATCGTGGGAGGACCAAATGGGAATGACCAGTTCAGCGACGACAGAGGGGATTCCTCACACTCTGAGCCAGCAACATACATCAATGGAGCCTTTGTGGGTGCCTGTGCTGCTGCAAGGGGGCAGAAGCAGTTGGTGAAGCTGGAGGAGCCTGCCCATAACTTAGCACCAACGTTATCAACTTACTAA
- the LOC100821026 gene encoding golgin candidate 3 isoform X1 — protein MRSSIATYRESLSRLAGEVDDAAEDELLAPSPSRGGDHAPTPPSSGRRRRYSRPDPAEPDEISKLKEDIQKLQSSEAEIKALSFNYAAMLKEKEEQLGKLREENGSLRKSMEISNVKAVPGSSNGASQRSPSRVQRNTVQENSLNVLKQNGYGGSASQGIQQNGLHSLAGQHKGGVLEEERSYFAAKQASLENEIKQLNQQLSNYSNKEDEMERRLEDENKRNTFLQQQLNELKVNRDRIATSTEELQKELSEKKAELRRLQDELSTRDNEHASDGSLQSLRSMVMALQKENSDLKIGKGRLEADLASMQSTSQKGDDATSAVNNISDMEKVKEEMASLKKALQDTSHERDKALQNLSRLKQHLLDKDLEDQEKMDEDSKVIEELRAFCEQQRAHIVQLERALKVEMAKQEDSKKIINEEHLRSNEQLEDLKYKLANCMNALESKNLELLNLQTALGQYYAESEAKERLGGDLAMAREELTKLSESLKVANQTIEISRREKDEIAAKLSQAERMLADGKRSMQKLEDDNSRLRRALEQSMTTVNRMSLDSDNSVDRRIVIKLLVTYFQRNHNKEVLDLMVRMLGFSEEDKQRIGAAQSNAGRGVVRGVLGLPGRLVGGIVGGNSAGKSAEASQDNQSFADLWVDFLLKETEEREKQKASEAAARFSQEENQTPSTSNMSSFQQPEHPANLVPGPSTKPHQFGRPDSDFATVPLAPSTYTSAQTAFSRPPLR, from the exons atgCGGAGCTCAATCGCGACCTACCGGGAGAGCCTTTCGCGGCTcgccggcgaggtcgacgacgcCGCGGAGGACGAGCTCCTCGCGCCGTCGCCATCTCGGGGCGGGGACCACGCCCCTacgccgccgtcgtccgggAGGCGGAGACGGTACTCCCGCCCCGACCCCGCTGAGCCCGACGAG ATTTCTAAACTCAAGGAAGATATTCAAAAGCTTCAATCTTCTGAGGCTGAAATAAAGGCATTGTCCTTTAATTATGCTGCCATGTTGAAGGAAAAGGAG GAACAGTTGGGGAAACTACGTGAAGAAAATGGCTCATTGAGAAAAAGTATGGAAATCTCTAACGTCAAGGCAGTCCCAGGCAGTTCTAAT GGTGCTTCACAAAGATCTCCGAGCAGAGTGCAAAGAAACACAGTTCAAGAAAATTCATTGAATGTTTTAAAGCAGAATGGGTATGGTGGTAGTGCTTCACAGGGTATCCAGCAAAATGGTCTGCACTCATTGGCAGGGCAGCATAAG GGAGGTGTATTGGAGGAAGAGAGATCATACTTTGCTGCTAAACAGGCCAGTCTTGAAAATGAAATCAAACAATTGAATCAGCAACTCAGTAACTATTCCAATAAAGAAGATGAGATGGAAAGGAGGTTAGAAG ATGAAAACAAGAGGAACACATTTCTTCAGCAGCAGCTAAATGAGCTGAAGGTCAATAGAGATAGG ATAGCAACTTCCACGGAAGAGTTACAGAAGGAACTAAGTGAGAAGAAAGCAGAGTTGAGACGCTTACAGGACGAGTTGAGCACAAGGGACAATGAGCATGCATCTGATGGATCACTTCAGAGCCTTCGAAGTATGGTGATGGCTCTACAGAAGGAGAACTCAGATTTAAAG ATAGGGAAGGGCAGGCTTGAGGCTGATCTTGCAAGTATGCAGAGTACCTCACAAAAAGGAGACGATGCTACTTCTGCAGTTAACAATATTTCTGATATGGAAAAG GTTAAGGAAGAGATGGCTTCATTGAAGAAAGCTTTACAGGACACTTCTCATGAGCGAGACAAAGCGTTACAAAATTTGTCTCGGCTGAAGCAGCATTTGTTAGATAAG GACCTTGAAGACCAAGAAAAGATGGATGAAGATAGCAAAGTCATTGAAGAGTTGCGGGCATTCTGTGAGCAGCAAAGAGCTCACATAGTGCAGTTAGAAAGGGCTTTAAAGGTTGAGATGGCAAAGCAGGAGGACAGTAAGAAGATCATAAATGAAGAACACCTGAGGTCAAACGAACAACTAGAAGATTTGAAGTACAAGCTTGCAAACTGCATGAATGCACTTGAATCAAAAAACTTGGAGCTGCTTAATCTGCAGACTGCCCTTGGACAGTACTATGCTGAGAGTGAAGCAAAG GAACGGCTTGGGGGCGATTTAGCTATGGCTAGAGAAGAGTTGACTAAATTATCAGAGTCTTTGAAG GTGGCAAATCAAACAATTGAAATTtcaagaagagaaaaagatgAGATAGCTGCTAAACTTTCTCAAGCTGAGAGGATGTTAGCGGATGGGAAGCGCTCCATGCAGAAGCTTGAGGATGACAATTCAAGATTAAGACGTGCGCTAGAACAAAGCATGACAACAGTCAATAGGATGTCACTTGATTCAGATAACTCCGTTGACAG acGAATTGTTATTAAACTACTAGTCACGTACTTCCAAAGGAATCACAACAAAGAG GTATTGGATCTTATGGTCCGCATGCTTGGCTTCTCGGAGGAAGACAAACAAAGAATTGGTGCTGCACAAAGCAATGCTGGTAGGGGTGTCGTTCGTGGTGTTTTGGGTCTTCCTGGACGCCTAGTTGGAGGAATTGTTGGTGGAAATTCAGCAGGCAAATCTGCTGAAGCATCTCAGGATAACCAG TCCTTTGCGGATCTCTGGGTTGACTTTCTACTcaaggagacagaagaaaggGAGAAACAAAAAGCTTCAGAAGCCGCCGCTAGGTTTTCGCAGGAAGAGAACCAAACGCCCAGTACAAGCAACATGTCAAGTTTCCAACAACCAGAGCACCCTGCAAATCTGGTGCCCGGCCCCTCCACAAAGCCACATCAGTTTGGTCGCCCAGACTCCGATTTCGCAACGGTTCCACTCGCACCCTCCACATACACATCGGCACAGACGGCGTTCTCAAGGCCACCTTTAAGATGA
- the LOC100821026 gene encoding golgin candidate 3 isoform X2: MHDWKEQLGKLREENGSLRKSMEISNVKAVPGSSNGASQRSPSRVQRNTVQENSLNVLKQNGYGGSASQGIQQNGLHSLAGQHKGGVLEEERSYFAAKQASLENEIKQLNQQLSNYSNKEDEMERRLEDENKRNTFLQQQLNELKVNRDRIATSTEELQKELSEKKAELRRLQDELSTRDNEHASDGSLQSLRSMVMALQKENSDLKIGKGRLEADLASMQSTSQKGDDATSAVNNISDMEKVKEEMASLKKALQDTSHERDKALQNLSRLKQHLLDKDLEDQEKMDEDSKVIEELRAFCEQQRAHIVQLERALKVEMAKQEDSKKIINEEHLRSNEQLEDLKYKLANCMNALESKNLELLNLQTALGQYYAESEAKERLGGDLAMAREELTKLSESLKVANQTIEISRREKDEIAAKLSQAERMLADGKRSMQKLEDDNSRLRRALEQSMTTVNRMSLDSDNSVDRRIVIKLLVTYFQRNHNKEVLDLMVRMLGFSEEDKQRIGAAQSNAGRGVVRGVLGLPGRLVGGIVGGNSAGKSAEASQDNQSFADLWVDFLLKETEEREKQKASEAAARFSQEENQTPSTSNMSSFQQPEHPANLVPGPSTKPHQFGRPDSDFATVPLAPSTYTSAQTAFSRPPLR; this comes from the exons ATGCATGATTGGAAG GAACAGTTGGGGAAACTACGTGAAGAAAATGGCTCATTGAGAAAAAGTATGGAAATCTCTAACGTCAAGGCAGTCCCAGGCAGTTCTAAT GGTGCTTCACAAAGATCTCCGAGCAGAGTGCAAAGAAACACAGTTCAAGAAAATTCATTGAATGTTTTAAAGCAGAATGGGTATGGTGGTAGTGCTTCACAGGGTATCCAGCAAAATGGTCTGCACTCATTGGCAGGGCAGCATAAG GGAGGTGTATTGGAGGAAGAGAGATCATACTTTGCTGCTAAACAGGCCAGTCTTGAAAATGAAATCAAACAATTGAATCAGCAACTCAGTAACTATTCCAATAAAGAAGATGAGATGGAAAGGAGGTTAGAAG ATGAAAACAAGAGGAACACATTTCTTCAGCAGCAGCTAAATGAGCTGAAGGTCAATAGAGATAGG ATAGCAACTTCCACGGAAGAGTTACAGAAGGAACTAAGTGAGAAGAAAGCAGAGTTGAGACGCTTACAGGACGAGTTGAGCACAAGGGACAATGAGCATGCATCTGATGGATCACTTCAGAGCCTTCGAAGTATGGTGATGGCTCTACAGAAGGAGAACTCAGATTTAAAG ATAGGGAAGGGCAGGCTTGAGGCTGATCTTGCAAGTATGCAGAGTACCTCACAAAAAGGAGACGATGCTACTTCTGCAGTTAACAATATTTCTGATATGGAAAAG GTTAAGGAAGAGATGGCTTCATTGAAGAAAGCTTTACAGGACACTTCTCATGAGCGAGACAAAGCGTTACAAAATTTGTCTCGGCTGAAGCAGCATTTGTTAGATAAG GACCTTGAAGACCAAGAAAAGATGGATGAAGATAGCAAAGTCATTGAAGAGTTGCGGGCATTCTGTGAGCAGCAAAGAGCTCACATAGTGCAGTTAGAAAGGGCTTTAAAGGTTGAGATGGCAAAGCAGGAGGACAGTAAGAAGATCATAAATGAAGAACACCTGAGGTCAAACGAACAACTAGAAGATTTGAAGTACAAGCTTGCAAACTGCATGAATGCACTTGAATCAAAAAACTTGGAGCTGCTTAATCTGCAGACTGCCCTTGGACAGTACTATGCTGAGAGTGAAGCAAAG GAACGGCTTGGGGGCGATTTAGCTATGGCTAGAGAAGAGTTGACTAAATTATCAGAGTCTTTGAAG GTGGCAAATCAAACAATTGAAATTtcaagaagagaaaaagatgAGATAGCTGCTAAACTTTCTCAAGCTGAGAGGATGTTAGCGGATGGGAAGCGCTCCATGCAGAAGCTTGAGGATGACAATTCAAGATTAAGACGTGCGCTAGAACAAAGCATGACAACAGTCAATAGGATGTCACTTGATTCAGATAACTCCGTTGACAG acGAATTGTTATTAAACTACTAGTCACGTACTTCCAAAGGAATCACAACAAAGAG GTATTGGATCTTATGGTCCGCATGCTTGGCTTCTCGGAGGAAGACAAACAAAGAATTGGTGCTGCACAAAGCAATGCTGGTAGGGGTGTCGTTCGTGGTGTTTTGGGTCTTCCTGGACGCCTAGTTGGAGGAATTGTTGGTGGAAATTCAGCAGGCAAATCTGCTGAAGCATCTCAGGATAACCAG TCCTTTGCGGATCTCTGGGTTGACTTTCTACTcaaggagacagaagaaaggGAGAAACAAAAAGCTTCAGAAGCCGCCGCTAGGTTTTCGCAGGAAGAGAACCAAACGCCCAGTACAAGCAACATGTCAAGTTTCCAACAACCAGAGCACCCTGCAAATCTGGTGCCCGGCCCCTCCACAAAGCCACATCAGTTTGGTCGCCCAGACTCCGATTTCGCAACGGTTCCACTCGCACCCTCCACATACACATCGGCACAGACGGCGTTCTCAAGGCCACCTTTAAGATGA